In Edaphobacter bradus, the following are encoded in one genomic region:
- a CDS encoding ATP-binding cassette domain-containing protein translates to MSALVEARGLVKEYGAGSRVVDDVSFTIGRGETLGLVGESGSGKSTVARMLLRLTEPTAGEVRYCGEDLLAARARELRALRRRMQIVFQDPFAALNPRMRVKEVLAEPFAIHGERCPAERLSAMLGEVGLDGSALERYPHEFSGGQRQRINIARALALRPEFVVLDEPVSALDVSVGAQVVNLLRELQQRYGLTYLFISHSMPLVRYLCDRVAVMRKGRLVELGECEQVCCEPREAYTRELIGATPEVRV, encoded by the coding sequence ATGAGTGCATTGGTGGAAGCGCGGGGACTGGTGAAGGAGTATGGCGCGGGCTCGCGCGTGGTGGATGATGTGTCGTTTACGATCGGACGCGGCGAGACGCTGGGGCTGGTGGGCGAGTCGGGTTCGGGCAAGAGTACAGTCGCGCGGATGTTGCTGCGGCTGACGGAGCCGACAGCGGGCGAGGTCCGGTATTGCGGCGAGGACCTGCTGGCTGCGAGAGCGCGTGAGCTGCGCGCACTGCGGCGTAGGATGCAGATTGTGTTTCAGGATCCGTTTGCCGCGCTGAACCCGAGGATGAGGGTGAAGGAGGTTCTGGCGGAGCCTTTTGCCATTCATGGAGAGAGATGCCCTGCGGAGCGGCTGTCTGCGATGCTTGGCGAGGTTGGGCTGGATGGTTCGGCACTGGAACGTTATCCGCATGAGTTCAGCGGGGGGCAACGGCAGAGGATCAACATTGCGCGGGCGCTGGCGCTGCGGCCGGAGTTTGTGGTGCTGGATGAGCCAGTGAGCGCACTGGACGTGAGCGTGGGGGCACAGGTGGTGAATCTGCTGCGGGAGTTGCAGCAGCGCTATGGGCTGACGTATCTGTTTATCTCGCACTCGATGCCGCTGGTGCGATATTTGTGCGACCGCGTAGCCGTGATGCGGAAGGGGCGGCTGGTGGAGTTGGGTGAATGCGAACAGGTGTGCTGCGAACCGCGCGAGGCTTACACGCGGGAGTTGATTGGGGCGACGCCTGAGGTGCGGGTTTAA
- a CDS encoding amidase, with the protein MYLARLKRHDPRLHFVITLTEERALKQAAAADKEISAGKYRGPLHGIPWGAKDLLAVKGYRTTWGAAGFEEQRFDYDATVVERLDAAGAVLLAKLSMGALAQGDLWFGARAGGERTRNPWNQKQGSSGSSAGSASAVSAGCVGFALGTETLGSISSPVTRCGVTGLRPTFGFVPRTGAMALSWTMDKIGPICRSVEDCALVMSSIYGPDGKDRSVKDAAFNWDADFDWKTLRVGYLKSEFEAPKLAADATAEQKRDYDRRVYDLKYGVAALDALKNMGVNLIPVEMPTGYHFGDMTPLLEAEAAAAFDELTTSGRDKLLTGQMPFDWPNQFHVARFYSAVDYVQAQRARTMAMEAMAKVFNEVDVIVTPSNGAQLTATNLTGHPAIVVPNGLRGDGAPKPDSEEDGARENVGGPGTPVSLTFLGALYSDARLAALARSYQDTTSFHLMHPKLD; encoded by the coding sequence ATGTACCTGGCGCGGTTGAAGCGGCACGATCCGCGTCTGCACTTTGTGATTACGCTGACCGAGGAGCGGGCGCTGAAGCAGGCGGCCGCCGCGGATAAGGAGATCTCTGCGGGTAAGTATCGTGGGCCGCTGCATGGGATTCCGTGGGGCGCGAAGGACCTGCTGGCGGTGAAGGGCTACAGGACAACGTGGGGAGCGGCGGGGTTTGAGGAGCAACGGTTCGACTACGACGCGACGGTAGTCGAGCGGCTGGATGCGGCGGGAGCGGTGCTGTTGGCGAAGCTGTCGATGGGCGCGCTGGCGCAGGGTGACCTGTGGTTCGGGGCGCGGGCTGGTGGTGAAAGGACGCGGAATCCGTGGAATCAGAAGCAGGGGTCAAGCGGGTCGTCGGCCGGGAGCGCGAGCGCGGTGTCGGCTGGCTGCGTGGGGTTTGCGCTCGGGACGGAGACGCTGGGGTCGATCTCGTCGCCCGTGACGCGGTGCGGCGTGACGGGACTGCGTCCTACGTTTGGCTTCGTGCCGCGTACAGGAGCGATGGCGTTGAGCTGGACGATGGACAAAATCGGGCCGATCTGCCGGAGCGTGGAGGACTGCGCGCTGGTGATGTCTTCGATCTATGGGCCGGATGGAAAGGACCGCAGCGTGAAGGATGCGGCCTTCAACTGGGACGCGGACTTCGACTGGAAGACGTTGCGGGTGGGGTATCTGAAGAGCGAGTTCGAAGCTCCGAAGTTGGCTGCGGATGCGACTGCGGAGCAGAAGAGGGATTACGACCGGCGTGTCTACGACCTGAAGTATGGGGTGGCTGCGCTGGATGCGCTGAAGAACATGGGCGTGAACCTGATTCCGGTGGAGATGCCGACGGGGTATCACTTCGGAGACATGACTCCCTTGCTGGAGGCGGAGGCTGCGGCGGCCTTTGATGAACTGACAACGAGTGGACGGGACAAGCTGCTTACCGGGCAGATGCCGTTCGACTGGCCGAATCAGTTTCATGTGGCGAGGTTCTATTCGGCGGTGGATTATGTGCAGGCGCAGCGGGCTCGCACGATGGCGATGGAGGCGATGGCGAAGGTCTTCAACGAGGTAGACGTGATTGTGACTCCCTCGAACGGGGCGCAGTTGACGGCGACGAACCTGACGGGGCATCCCGCAATCGTTGTGCCGAATGGCCTGCGTGGCGATGGTGCTCCGAAGCCGGACAGCGAAGAGGATGGCGCGCGGGAAAATGTGGGTGGGCCGGGGACTCCGGTGTCGTTGACGTTTCTGGGGGCGTTGTACTCGGATGCTCGACTGGCTGCGCTGGCGCGGTCGTATCAGGATACGACGAGTTTTCACCTGATGCATCCGAAACTGGATTAG
- a CDS encoding SDR family oxidoreductase, whose translation MTPSATLSNKTAIVTGASSGIGHATALALARHGANLIVTARREDRLRALVDDIEALGARAALHAGDATDDATARQTIALAIAEFGRIDILVNNAGAGSDRNLIDTTVEDYDDLMDTNMKSSFLFSRHAAPIMIEQRSGTILFIASVAGLQGAAGESVYCAAKFAQVGFAQALDAELRKHNIKVGAICPGGTKTEFAVGRGRTEEWVRDSEMMQPSEVADAIVFVCLQPPNVRIPQMTVRHMG comes from the coding sequence GTGACACCCTCGGCCACACTTTCCAACAAAACCGCCATCGTCACCGGAGCCAGCTCTGGCATTGGCCACGCTACCGCGCTGGCTCTCGCGCGACACGGAGCGAACCTCATCGTCACCGCCCGCCGTGAAGACCGGCTCCGCGCCCTCGTCGACGACATCGAAGCACTCGGCGCCCGTGCAGCCCTGCACGCCGGCGACGCCACCGACGACGCCACCGCCCGCCAGACCATCGCACTCGCCATCGCCGAGTTCGGCCGCATCGACATCCTCGTCAACAACGCCGGCGCAGGCAGCGACAGGAATCTCATCGACACCACCGTCGAAGACTACGACGACCTCATGGACACCAACATGAAGTCCAGCTTCCTCTTCTCCCGCCACGCCGCGCCCATCATGATCGAGCAGCGCAGCGGCACCATCCTCTTCATCGCCTCCGTCGCCGGCCTGCAGGGTGCAGCAGGCGAGTCCGTCTACTGCGCCGCCAAGTTCGCGCAGGTGGGCTTCGCGCAGGCGCTCGACGCTGAGCTCCGCAAACACAACATCAAGGTCGGAGCCATCTGCCCCGGCGGAACCAAAACCGAGTTCGCCGTCGGACGCGGCCGCACCGAAGAGTGGGTCCGCGACTCCGAAATGATGCAGCCCTCCGAGGTCGCCGACGCCATCGTCTTCGTCTGCCTCCAGCCCCCAAACGTCCGCATCCCCCAGATGACCGTCCGCCATATGGGCTAA
- a CDS encoding DUF4136 domain-containing protein: protein MRLRNALPLLMVLLLTTFAMAQKVNTDYDRAATFSNYHTYAWTAGTPVPNQLMDGRIRDSIDQQLASKGLQKVTDPEKADLIVAYEAALGHETQMNTTDLGGWGGWGGYRYGGMGGMSTTTVQNIPVGQLIVLLGDNKTKKVVWRATASDTLSDKPEKNTKKVQKAASKMFKNYPPKA, encoded by the coding sequence ATGCGACTCCGTAATGCTCTTCCCCTGCTGATGGTGCTCCTTCTAACAACCTTTGCCATGGCGCAAAAGGTCAACACCGACTACGACCGTGCGGCCACATTCTCCAACTACCACACCTACGCCTGGACCGCAGGCACCCCCGTCCCTAACCAGCTTATGGATGGACGCATCCGTGACAGCATCGATCAGCAGCTCGCCTCCAAAGGGCTACAGAAGGTTACCGACCCCGAGAAGGCCGATCTGATCGTCGCCTATGAGGCCGCCCTCGGCCACGAGACCCAGATGAATACGACAGACTTGGGCGGCTGGGGCGGCTGGGGAGGATACCGCTATGGCGGCATGGGCGGAATGTCCACCACCACCGTACAAAACATCCCCGTCGGCCAACTGATCGTGCTCCTCGGCGATAACAAGACCAAGAAGGTCGTCTGGCGCGCCACCGCCTCGGACACGTTGAGCGACAAGCCCGAAAAGAATACCAAGAAGGTTCAGAAGGCTGCTTCGAAGATGTTCAAAAATTACCCGCCCAAGGCCTAA